A window of the Helianthus annuus cultivar XRQ/B chromosome 4, HanXRQr2.0-SUNRISE, whole genome shotgun sequence genome harbors these coding sequences:
- the LOC110933696 gene encoding protein FAR1-RELATED SEQUENCE 5-like, producing the protein METNPPTLELMSPIHSFPNRFLSSDCHNDEELNVQASGYTYMEVDGSRSSVVPLRSPDFLISNNFMNSGFHTDEVMVNDQASQDSGYANMPGAGSGSPQGPSVFSKSSRTHLDGPAHPHFVFDTPQGTRYWIPNVADKFIPVCGKSYPTFDVVVSMYELYAFEAVFSVKKGQTKVWNGIPTHKYLRCSKYGKPQSKRTFDTLDESSVRPRRTNFTWCDCKASILVSILNDTYIVLSFNDIHNHELVENYNRDLSKISRKLSFSTKQFIHNMSLNRIGPMRAYRCLVALKGGHHNVDGTPVDFKNFSHQLRIFIGERDTQVFLERLRERFDNLPNFYFDYTVSNGKLSSVFWADEISKLNYKAFGDVLAFDATYSTNRYKMVFVPFTGVDHHFQCVTFGAGLISTESIESYVWLLKAFLKAHGTQPTLVLSDQDPSMLQAVPMVFTESRHRLCMWHIMKKLPSKISADLLDNTNVRSCIHRLVWNVYIKPETFESRWNDLLETFGLQDHTWLNDMYNIKHLWVPAYFRELPMCCLMKTTSRCESSNAAFKVNSTSANTLVQFMMCFENRVVSQCYRQRVSEYKTSSTVFKGNTDLAIEQHAFAIYTNAVFAQVQKEIIKGKFLCYITNQTESSNTTLLIDVTHLDKRNNITNVYQVTYNTVDHSASCSCRNFTRIGYLCRHVFCVYRLKNIAKIPPQYINDRWCRDALPKEVFSLSSRYGVNPHAPSVMRNEILDLVTECVDVARTDEDLLSKLVAQLRDFKINVLSKQPLGTIQNETKECEMEELVGQPINIPVEVANPDVVRNKGCGTHTRISGPGEKAKAKPAKRPKQLRLCKRCGLYVDDHDSRNCIKVAAMKATKAAAEQQRQTAPGPSTSD; encoded by the exons atggagacaaatccaccaacATTGGAGTTAATGTCGCCGATCCATAGTTTCCCCAACAGGTTCCTTAGCAGTGACTGCCATAATGATGAGGAATTAAATGTTCAAG CTTCTGGATATACTTACATGGAAGTTGATGGTTCTCGATCATCTGTAGTGCCCTTGAGATCACCGGATTTTCTGATCTCCAACAACTTCATGAACAGCGGTTTCCATACTGACGAGGTTATGGTTAATGATCAAG CATCCCAAGATTCTGGCTACGCTAACATGCCGGGTGCTGGTTCTGGATCACCTCAGGGCCCTTCTGTGTTTTCTAAATCATCTCGCACCCATTTAGATG GGCCAGCGCATCCACACTTCGTTTTTGATACGCCTCAGGGAACCCGTTACTGGATTCCTAACGTCGCTGATAAGTTCATACCAGTGTGTGGGAAATCTTATCCGACATTTGATGTTGTTGTTTCCATGTATGAACTTTATGCGTTTGAAGCTGTTTTTTCTGTTAAAAAGGGCCAAACTAAAGTCTGGAATGGAATTCCCACACACAAGTATCTTCGCTGCTCAAAATACGGGAAACCACAATCCAAGAGGACTTTTGACACACTAGATGAATCTTCTGTTAGGCCTAGGAGAACCAACTTTACATGGTGTGACTGTAAGGCAAGCATTCTAGTCTCAATCTTAAATGATACATACATAGTTCTGAGTTTCAATGATATACATAATCATGAACTTGTTGAGAATTACAACCGTGATCTTAGCAAGATATCACGGAAGCTGTCATTCTCCACCAAACAATTCATTCACAATATGAGTCTAAACCGTATCGGACCCATGAGAGCTTATAGATGTCTTGTAGCTTTAAAAGGGGGGCATCACAATGTCGACGGGACTCCGGtggattttaaaaattttagccACCAGTTGCGAATTTTTATTGGTGAACGCGACACACAAGTTTTCCTTGAACGCTTGCGTGAGCGCTTTGACAACCTACCCAACTTCTATTTCGATTACACGGTATCGAATGGAAAGTTGTCTTCTGTATTCTGGGCTGATGAGATTTCAAAGCTAAACTACAAAGCTTTTGGCGATGTCCTCGCCTTCGACGCGACTTACAGCACTAACAG GTACAAGATGGTTTTTGTGCCATTCACAGGTGTGGATCATCATTTCCAATGTGTTACATTTGGTGCGGGTTTGATATCAACCGAGTCCATTGAATCTTATGTGTGGTTGCTTAAGGCTTTTTTGAAGGCACACGGTACTCAACCAACTCTCGTGTTGAGTGATCAAGACCCATCCATGCTTCAAGCTGTTCCTATGGTCTTTACCGAATCACGCCACCGTCTATGCATGTGGCATATAATGAAAAAACTACCCTCCAAG ATCTCCGCGGACCTTCTTGACAACACTAATGTTCGGTCCTGCATTCACCGGTTGGTTTGGAATGTTTATATCAAACCAGAAACGTTTGAGTCCCGCTGGAATGACCTCCTAGAAACATTTGGCCTTCAAGACCACACTTGGTTGAACGACATgtacaacatcaaacatctttgGGTACCAGCCTACTTCAGGGAACTGCCAATGtgttgcttgatgaagaccaCTTCACGCTGTGAAAGCTCTAACGCTGCCTTCAAGGTCAACTCAACAAGCGCAAACACCCTTGTACAATTTATGATGTGCTTTGAAAATAGGGTAGTCAGCCAATGCTATCGGCAACGTGTATCGGAGTATAAAACCTCATCCACGGTGTTCAAGGGCAATACTGATTTAGCGATAGAACAGCACGCGTTCGCCATTTACACAAACGCTGTTTTTGCACAAGTTCAAAAGGAGATAATTAAAGGGAAGTTTTTATGCTACATCACAAACCAAACCGAGTCCAGCAATACCACTCTTTTGATAGACGTCACTCATTTGGACAAAAGGAACAACATCACAAACGTCTATCag GTTACATATAACACTGTAGACCACTCCGCCAGTTGCTCATGCAGGAATTTCACACGTATCGGATATCTCTGTCGCCATGTCTTTTGCGTCTATCGATTGAAAAATATTGCAAAGATACCACCACAATACATAAACGATAGGTGGTGCCGAGATGCCCTCCCAAAAGAGGTTTTTTCACTTTCCAGCCGATACGGAGTCAACCCACACGCACCTTCCGTTATGCGGAATGAAATCCTCGACCTCGTTACTGAATGCGTTGATGTGGCTAGAACCGATGAGGATTTGTTGTCAAAATTGGTTGCACAACTCCGGGATTTCAAGATCAATGTGCTTTCCAAGCAACCATTGGGTACAATTCAAAATGAAACAAAAGAGTGTGAAATGGAAGAATTAGTTGGGCAACCAATCAACATTCCAGTCGAAGTTGCTAATCCAGATGTTGTACGCAATAAGGGATGTGGTACACATACTCGCATTTCTGGACCCGGTGAGAAGGCAAAGGCAAAACCAGCAAAACGTCCAAAGCAGCTTCGTTTATGCAAGCGTTGTGGTCTGTATGTCGACGACCACGACTCACGCAACTGCATTAAGGTAGCCGCAATGAAAGCAACAAAAGCAGCTGCTGAACAACAAAGGCAGACCGCCCCTGGTCCCTCTACCTCTGattaa
- the LOC110936872 gene encoding SKP1-like protein 1B — MSSSSKVIVLKSSDGETFEVEETVALESQTIKHMIEDDCADTVIPLPNVTSKILSKVIEYCKKHVQADDKSPDEDLKSFDSEFVKVDQGTLFDLILAANYLNIKSLLDLTCQTVADMIKGKTPEEIRKTFNIKNDFTPEEEEEVRRENAWAFE, encoded by the exons atgtcatcctcatcaaaagtcaTCGTTCTCAAAAGCTCCGACGGAGAAACCTTCGAGGTCGAAGAAACAGTAGCGTTGGAGTCGCAAACAATCAAACACATGATCGAAGACGACTGTGCCGACACCGTTATTCCTCTTCCTAACGTCACCAGCAAGATCCTCTCCAAAGTTATCGAGTACTGTAAGAAGCATGTTCAGGCCGATGATAAGTCGCCTGATGAAGATCTCAAATCCTTTGATTCTGAGTTTGTTAAAGTCGATCAGGGCACTTTGTTTGACCTTATTCTG GCTGCTAATTATCTGAACATCAAGAGCTTGCTGGATCTGACATGTCAGACGGTTGCCGACATGATAAAGGGGAAGACACCGGAGGAGATTCGCAAGACGTTTAACATCAAGAACGATTTCACGCCGGAGGAAGAAGAGGAGGTTCGCCGTGAGAATGCCTGGGCTTTTGAGTAA